The following coding sequences lie in one Apium graveolens cultivar Ventura chromosome 3, ASM990537v1, whole genome shotgun sequence genomic window:
- the LOC141715087 gene encoding uncharacterized protein LOC141715087 codes for MTNLAKLEFVALDVSGNNYLSWVLDAELHLSANGLKDTIDSEKIPTVEQNAKVIIFLRHHIHEDLKSEYLTIKNPLTLWNNLKDRFDHQKLVHLPSARYDWINLNLQDFKSVAEYNYALFKISSKLILCGENIIDVEMIEKTLSTFHPNTMILAQQYMERSIRPTGYAQLPEVHNTSFLKNERGKGHRGGRGYGRNRGRENFRGRFHN; via the exons ATGACGAATCTTGCAAAATTAGAGTTTGTTGCCTTGGATGTTTCGGGGAATAATTATTTGTCATGGGTCCTTGATGCGGAATTACACCTTAGTGCTAATGGCCTAAAAGATACTATTGACTCGGAAAAAATCCCAACTGTTGAACAAAATGCAAAAGTGATTATCTTTCTTAGGCATCACATCCACGAAGATCTAAAATCTGAATACCTCACTATCAAAAATCCACTCACCCTTTGGAATAATCTCAAGGATAGATTTGATCACCAGAAACTTGTTCACTTGCCATCTGCCCGATATGACTGGATTAATTTGAACTTACAAGATTTCAAATCTGTAGCTGAATATAATTATGCTCTTTTCAAGATAagctcaaaattaattttatgtggTGAAAATATTATTGATGTTGAAATGATTGAAAAGACCCTCTCAACCTTTCACCCCAACACTATGATTCTGGCTCAACAATATATGGAGCGTAGC ATACGTCCCACAGGCTATGCCCAGTTACCTGAAGTACATAACACGTCATTCCTGAAGAATGAACGTGGGAAAGGGCATAGAGGAGGACGGGGTTATGGACGAAACCGTGGACGTGAAAATTTTCGTGGTCGGTTTCACAATTAA
- the LOC141713472 gene encoding uncharacterized protein LOC141713472 isoform X3, translating to MAEPHPSEGSSSGSVSAGSSDSIVELNIKTLDSQMHSFQVDKNIPVSVFKEKVASKTGVPVEQQRLIFRGKVLKDNHLLSEYQVDNGHTLHLVARQPSQPQSSSGTSSGGTTTDGGNRAGQETNATGVPRSRVGQVSHSVLLGSFNVGDQLDNSVPDISRVIGAVLNSIGVGSQTAVNGSSGMQPATMAPQGNETEGRQGPTADQIREINQLLRGQPIPDSLHTLSEFMNRMEMTLSQNGSQSDQPLNDTGVQPPVNLPANARGVPTPEALVAVLRLAERLFSGHAISALSRIAGRLEQEGDSTDPTVRAQIQSESMRVGLVMQNLGALLLELGRTMLALRMGQSSSESSVNSGPAVYISPSGPNPIMVQPSSLQTGSLFGGPVAPPLNPGVFVPGGVGPASRHVNIHIHTAVGPRTTNGEGMQGDLGSGISSADHVLPVRNIVTAAVPSQPSVVSVTNAAQSGGNLSQQSASSVPLSTIIAGVGSQIRNYLGNMQNQDLGSSAHQETSGNQVQSVASGAGNNDRGNNITSLHDTSRELPLPDHSSNTNSNMAQGEGLKNCNKEDTESADRAEESSSSSVKGVGNQVNSSDNTNSTPISNQEVNVPLGLGLGGLQPRRRSRVSNSRGVVGAGATSNTPNDHSQHNRSEVLSAGQPSGASGTAIPSVPVEGLSAGDQDDTANVMSQVLSSPAMDGLLAGVSRQTGVGSPDVLRNMLGQLTQNPAMMNTVNQIAQQMEGQDFGGMFGGLGSNRSGGIDLSRMFQQMMPIVSQALGSGSAFPQPAPFPQSAPALEREVQPTNGGARLSRDEKDRDQSTQIDLQQVVQGLEHENPPVEVLRSVAESVLSSNDYGSGAEGLVNELCAEDGLASEFMEMLLLDLSQRVQNETDSTAEES from the exons AAGTGGACAATGGGCACACACTGCATTTGGTAGCTAGGCAGCCTTCTCAACCACAGTCCTCATCTGGTACCAGCAGTGGTGGAACAACTACTGATGGTGGTAATAGAG CAGGACAGGAAACTAATGCTACTGGGGTTCCACGTAGTCGTGTTGGGCAAGTTTCACACAGTGTGTTGCTTGGGTCCTTCAATGTTGGGGATCAACTAGATAACTCCGTACCTGATATAAGTCGG GTCATTGGTGCGGTTTTGAATTCAATTGGAGTTGGAAGCCAAACTGCTGTTAATGGTTCCAGTGGCATGCAACCCGCAACAATG GCTCCTCAAGGAAACGAAACAGAAGGGCGACAAGGACCCACAGCTGATCAGATTCGGGAAATAAATCAATTGCTTCGGGGACAG CCAATTCCGGATTCTTTGCATACTCTTTCTGAGTTTATGAACCGCATGGAAATGACACTGTCACAAAATG GCAGTCAGTCAGATCAACCTTTGAACGATACAGGGGTTCAGCCACCCGTAAATTTGCCTGCTAATGCACGGGGTGTGCCTACACCTGAAGCATTGGTTGCTGTTCTGAGACTTGCAGAACGTCTTTTCAGTGGTCATGCTATTAGCGCCCTATCT CGTATCGCAGGTAGATTGGAGCAAGAAGGAGATTCTACTGATCCTACAGTCCGGGCCCAGATTCAATCAGAATCAATGCGAGTGGGCCTTGTGATGCAAAATTTAGGTGCTCTTCTTCTAGAACTAGGTCGAACAATGTTAGCACTTCGTATGGGACAGTCGTCG TCTGAATCTTCTGTAAATTCTGGGCCAGCAGTTTACATATCTCCCTCGGGGCCAAACCCTATAATGGTTCAG CCTTCATCTCTTCAAACTGGCTCTCTATTTGGTGGTCCTGTTGCTCCCCCCCTGAATCCTGGCGTTTTTGTACCTGGGGGTGTTGGACCTGCTTCAAGACATGTAAACATACATATACATACTG CAGTTGGTCCTAGGACAACTAATGGTGAAGGAATGCAGGGAGATCTTGGAAGTGGAATCAGTTCTGCTGATCATGTACTTCCTGTGAGGAACATTGTTACAGCAGCTGTCCCATCGCAACCCAGTGTTGTTTCTGTTACTAATGCAGCACAGAGTGGTGGTAATCTTTCACAGCAATCAGCTAGTTCTGTTCCATTATCTACCATTATAGCTGGAGTTGGGTCACAAATCAGAAATTATTTGGGTAACATGCAGAACCAAGACCTCGGTTCATCAG CCCATCAAGAAACTTCAGGCAATCAAGTTCAGTCTGTTGCTTCTGGTGCTGGAAACAATGACAGGGGTAATAACATTACAAGCCTACATGACACCAGCAGGGAGTTGCCTCTACCAGATCATTCGTCTAATACCAACAGCAATATG GCACAAGGCGAGGGCCTGAAAAACTGTAACAAAGAGGATACTGAAAGTGCGGACAGAGCAGAAGAGTCTTCCAGTAGCTCGGTGAAAGGGGTTGGTAACCAAGTAAACTCATCAGATAATACCAATTCTACTCCAATATCTAATCAAGAGGTTAATGTTCCTCTTGGGCTGGGACTGGGGGGCCTACAACCCAGG AGGAGAAGTAGGGTATCAAACTCACGGGGCGTTGTGGGTGCTGGTGCGACATCTAATACGCCTAATGATCACAGTCAACACAATAGATCTGAAGTGCTTTCGGCTGGTCAGCCATCAGGGGCTAGCGGGACGGCCATACCAAGTGTACCAGTGGAAGGGCTCAGTGCTGGCGACCAAGATGATACTGCAAATGTCATGTCTCAGGTTCTTAGCAGTCCTGCTATGGATGGACTTTTAGCCGGTGTTTCACGGCAAACTGGAGTAGGTTCTCCCGATGTCTTGAGAAATATGTTGGGACAACTAACTCAGAACCCTGCAATGATGAATACGGTTAATCAGATTGCTCAACAGATGGAAGGCCAAGATTTTGGAGGCATGTTTGGAGGTCTAGGTAGTAACCGTAGTGGTGGCATTGATCTATCAAGAATGTTCCAACAGATGATGCCCATTGTTTCTCAAGCCCTTGGTAGTGGTTCAGCATTCCCCCAACCAGCACCATTTCCGCAATCAGCACCTGCCTTAGAGCGTGAGGTTCAACCCACAAACGGCGGTGCAAGGCTTAGCAGAGATGAGAAAGACAGAGACCAAAGCACTCAG ATTGACCTTCAGCAAGTGGTTCAGGGACTCGAACATGAGAATCCACCTGTAGAAGTTCTTCGTTCTGTAGCTGAAAGTGTTCTCAGTTCTAATGACTATGGCAGTGGTGCTGAAGGTCTTGTGAACGAATTGTGTGCTGAAGATGGTCTTGCAAGT GAGTTCATGGAAATGCTACTCCTTGATCTTTCTCAGCGAGTTCAAAATGAAACAGATTCTACTGCGGAGGAGTCGTGA
- the LOC141713472 gene encoding uncharacterized protein LOC141713472 isoform X1: MAEPHPSEGSSSGSVSAGSSDSIVELNIKTLDSQMHSFQVDKNIPVSVFKEKVASKTGVPVEQQRLIFRGKVLKDNHLLSEYQVDNGHTLHLVARQPSQPQSSSGTSSGGTTTDGGNRAGQETNATGVPRSRVGQVSHSVLLGSFNVGDQLDNSVPDISRVIGAVLNSIGVGSQTAVNGSSGMQPATMAPQGNETEGRQGPTADQIREINQLLRGQVPSSQSMPQVLQIPLGAAITIPTINQPIPDSLHTLSEFMNRMEMTLSQNGSQSDQPLNDTGVQPPVNLPANARGVPTPEALVAVLRLAERLFSGHAISALSRIAGRLEQEGDSTDPTVRAQIQSESMRVGLVMQNLGALLLELGRTMLALRMGQSSSESSVNSGPAVYISPSGPNPIMVQPSSLQTGSLFGGPVAPPLNPGVFVPGGVGPASRHVNIHIHTAVGPRTTNGEGMQGDLGSGISSADHVLPVRNIVTAAVPSQPSVVSVTNAAQSGGNLSQQSASSVPLSTIIAGVGSQIRNYLGNMQNQDLGSSAHQETSGNQVQSVASGAGNNDRGNNITSLHDTSRELPLPDHSSNTNSNMAQGEGLKNCNKEDTESADRAEESSSSSVKGVGNQVNSSDNTNSTPISNQEVNVPLGLGLGGLQPRRRSRVSNSRGVVGAGATSNTPNDHSQHNRSEVLSAGQPSGASGTAIPSVPVEGLSAGDQDDTANVMSQVLSSPAMDGLLAGVSRQTGVGSPDVLRNMLGQLTQNPAMMNTVNQIAQQMEGQDFGGMFGGLGSNRSGGIDLSRMFQQMMPIVSQALGSGSAFPQPAPFPQSAPALEREVQPTNGGARLSRDEKDRDQSTQIDLQQVVQGLEHENPPVEVLRSVAESVLSSNDYGSGAEGLVNELCAEDGLASEFMEMLLLDLSQRVQNETDSTAEES, translated from the exons AAGTGGACAATGGGCACACACTGCATTTGGTAGCTAGGCAGCCTTCTCAACCACAGTCCTCATCTGGTACCAGCAGTGGTGGAACAACTACTGATGGTGGTAATAGAG CAGGACAGGAAACTAATGCTACTGGGGTTCCACGTAGTCGTGTTGGGCAAGTTTCACACAGTGTGTTGCTTGGGTCCTTCAATGTTGGGGATCAACTAGATAACTCCGTACCTGATATAAGTCGG GTCATTGGTGCGGTTTTGAATTCAATTGGAGTTGGAAGCCAAACTGCTGTTAATGGTTCCAGTGGCATGCAACCCGCAACAATG GCTCCTCAAGGAAACGAAACAGAAGGGCGACAAGGACCCACAGCTGATCAGATTCGGGAAATAAATCAATTGCTTCGGGGACAGGTACCTTCCAGTCAATCTATGCCTCAAGTATTGCAAATCCCCCTAGGAGCAGCAATAACTATCCCTACTATTAATCAG CCAATTCCGGATTCTTTGCATACTCTTTCTGAGTTTATGAACCGCATGGAAATGACACTGTCACAAAATG GCAGTCAGTCAGATCAACCTTTGAACGATACAGGGGTTCAGCCACCCGTAAATTTGCCTGCTAATGCACGGGGTGTGCCTACACCTGAAGCATTGGTTGCTGTTCTGAGACTTGCAGAACGTCTTTTCAGTGGTCATGCTATTAGCGCCCTATCT CGTATCGCAGGTAGATTGGAGCAAGAAGGAGATTCTACTGATCCTACAGTCCGGGCCCAGATTCAATCAGAATCAATGCGAGTGGGCCTTGTGATGCAAAATTTAGGTGCTCTTCTTCTAGAACTAGGTCGAACAATGTTAGCACTTCGTATGGGACAGTCGTCG TCTGAATCTTCTGTAAATTCTGGGCCAGCAGTTTACATATCTCCCTCGGGGCCAAACCCTATAATGGTTCAG CCTTCATCTCTTCAAACTGGCTCTCTATTTGGTGGTCCTGTTGCTCCCCCCCTGAATCCTGGCGTTTTTGTACCTGGGGGTGTTGGACCTGCTTCAAGACATGTAAACATACATATACATACTG CAGTTGGTCCTAGGACAACTAATGGTGAAGGAATGCAGGGAGATCTTGGAAGTGGAATCAGTTCTGCTGATCATGTACTTCCTGTGAGGAACATTGTTACAGCAGCTGTCCCATCGCAACCCAGTGTTGTTTCTGTTACTAATGCAGCACAGAGTGGTGGTAATCTTTCACAGCAATCAGCTAGTTCTGTTCCATTATCTACCATTATAGCTGGAGTTGGGTCACAAATCAGAAATTATTTGGGTAACATGCAGAACCAAGACCTCGGTTCATCAG CCCATCAAGAAACTTCAGGCAATCAAGTTCAGTCTGTTGCTTCTGGTGCTGGAAACAATGACAGGGGTAATAACATTACAAGCCTACATGACACCAGCAGGGAGTTGCCTCTACCAGATCATTCGTCTAATACCAACAGCAATATG GCACAAGGCGAGGGCCTGAAAAACTGTAACAAAGAGGATACTGAAAGTGCGGACAGAGCAGAAGAGTCTTCCAGTAGCTCGGTGAAAGGGGTTGGTAACCAAGTAAACTCATCAGATAATACCAATTCTACTCCAATATCTAATCAAGAGGTTAATGTTCCTCTTGGGCTGGGACTGGGGGGCCTACAACCCAGG AGGAGAAGTAGGGTATCAAACTCACGGGGCGTTGTGGGTGCTGGTGCGACATCTAATACGCCTAATGATCACAGTCAACACAATAGATCTGAAGTGCTTTCGGCTGGTCAGCCATCAGGGGCTAGCGGGACGGCCATACCAAGTGTACCAGTGGAAGGGCTCAGTGCTGGCGACCAAGATGATACTGCAAATGTCATGTCTCAGGTTCTTAGCAGTCCTGCTATGGATGGACTTTTAGCCGGTGTTTCACGGCAAACTGGAGTAGGTTCTCCCGATGTCTTGAGAAATATGTTGGGACAACTAACTCAGAACCCTGCAATGATGAATACGGTTAATCAGATTGCTCAACAGATGGAAGGCCAAGATTTTGGAGGCATGTTTGGAGGTCTAGGTAGTAACCGTAGTGGTGGCATTGATCTATCAAGAATGTTCCAACAGATGATGCCCATTGTTTCTCAAGCCCTTGGTAGTGGTTCAGCATTCCCCCAACCAGCACCATTTCCGCAATCAGCACCTGCCTTAGAGCGTGAGGTTCAACCCACAAACGGCGGTGCAAGGCTTAGCAGAGATGAGAAAGACAGAGACCAAAGCACTCAG ATTGACCTTCAGCAAGTGGTTCAGGGACTCGAACATGAGAATCCACCTGTAGAAGTTCTTCGTTCTGTAGCTGAAAGTGTTCTCAGTTCTAATGACTATGGCAGTGGTGCTGAAGGTCTTGTGAACGAATTGTGTGCTGAAGATGGTCTTGCAAGT GAGTTCATGGAAATGCTACTCCTTGATCTTTCTCAGCGAGTTCAAAATGAAACAGATTCTACTGCGGAGGAGTCGTGA
- the LOC141713472 gene encoding uncharacterized protein LOC141713472 isoform X2, whose amino-acid sequence MAEPHPSEGSSSGSVSAGSSDSIVELNIKTLDSQMHSFQVDKNIPVSVFKEKVASKTGVPVEQQRLIFRGKVLKDNHLLSEYQVDNGHTLHLVARQPSQPQSSSGTSSGGTTTDGGNRGQETNATGVPRSRVGQVSHSVLLGSFNVGDQLDNSVPDISRVIGAVLNSIGVGSQTAVNGSSGMQPATMAPQGNETEGRQGPTADQIREINQLLRGQVPSSQSMPQVLQIPLGAAITIPTINQPIPDSLHTLSEFMNRMEMTLSQNGSQSDQPLNDTGVQPPVNLPANARGVPTPEALVAVLRLAERLFSGHAISALSRIAGRLEQEGDSTDPTVRAQIQSESMRVGLVMQNLGALLLELGRTMLALRMGQSSSESSVNSGPAVYISPSGPNPIMVQPSSLQTGSLFGGPVAPPLNPGVFVPGGVGPASRHVNIHIHTAVGPRTTNGEGMQGDLGSGISSADHVLPVRNIVTAAVPSQPSVVSVTNAAQSGGNLSQQSASSVPLSTIIAGVGSQIRNYLGNMQNQDLGSSAHQETSGNQVQSVASGAGNNDRGNNITSLHDTSRELPLPDHSSNTNSNMAQGEGLKNCNKEDTESADRAEESSSSSVKGVGNQVNSSDNTNSTPISNQEVNVPLGLGLGGLQPRRRSRVSNSRGVVGAGATSNTPNDHSQHNRSEVLSAGQPSGASGTAIPSVPVEGLSAGDQDDTANVMSQVLSSPAMDGLLAGVSRQTGVGSPDVLRNMLGQLTQNPAMMNTVNQIAQQMEGQDFGGMFGGLGSNRSGGIDLSRMFQQMMPIVSQALGSGSAFPQPAPFPQSAPALEREVQPTNGGARLSRDEKDRDQSTQIDLQQVVQGLEHENPPVEVLRSVAESVLSSNDYGSGAEGLVNELCAEDGLASEFMEMLLLDLSQRVQNETDSTAEES is encoded by the exons AAGTGGACAATGGGCACACACTGCATTTGGTAGCTAGGCAGCCTTCTCAACCACAGTCCTCATCTGGTACCAGCAGTGGTGGAACAACTACTGATGGTGGTAATAGAG GACAGGAAACTAATGCTACTGGGGTTCCACGTAGTCGTGTTGGGCAAGTTTCACACAGTGTGTTGCTTGGGTCCTTCAATGTTGGGGATCAACTAGATAACTCCGTACCTGATATAAGTCGG GTCATTGGTGCGGTTTTGAATTCAATTGGAGTTGGAAGCCAAACTGCTGTTAATGGTTCCAGTGGCATGCAACCCGCAACAATG GCTCCTCAAGGAAACGAAACAGAAGGGCGACAAGGACCCACAGCTGATCAGATTCGGGAAATAAATCAATTGCTTCGGGGACAGGTACCTTCCAGTCAATCTATGCCTCAAGTATTGCAAATCCCCCTAGGAGCAGCAATAACTATCCCTACTATTAATCAG CCAATTCCGGATTCTTTGCATACTCTTTCTGAGTTTATGAACCGCATGGAAATGACACTGTCACAAAATG GCAGTCAGTCAGATCAACCTTTGAACGATACAGGGGTTCAGCCACCCGTAAATTTGCCTGCTAATGCACGGGGTGTGCCTACACCTGAAGCATTGGTTGCTGTTCTGAGACTTGCAGAACGTCTTTTCAGTGGTCATGCTATTAGCGCCCTATCT CGTATCGCAGGTAGATTGGAGCAAGAAGGAGATTCTACTGATCCTACAGTCCGGGCCCAGATTCAATCAGAATCAATGCGAGTGGGCCTTGTGATGCAAAATTTAGGTGCTCTTCTTCTAGAACTAGGTCGAACAATGTTAGCACTTCGTATGGGACAGTCGTCG TCTGAATCTTCTGTAAATTCTGGGCCAGCAGTTTACATATCTCCCTCGGGGCCAAACCCTATAATGGTTCAG CCTTCATCTCTTCAAACTGGCTCTCTATTTGGTGGTCCTGTTGCTCCCCCCCTGAATCCTGGCGTTTTTGTACCTGGGGGTGTTGGACCTGCTTCAAGACATGTAAACATACATATACATACTG CAGTTGGTCCTAGGACAACTAATGGTGAAGGAATGCAGGGAGATCTTGGAAGTGGAATCAGTTCTGCTGATCATGTACTTCCTGTGAGGAACATTGTTACAGCAGCTGTCCCATCGCAACCCAGTGTTGTTTCTGTTACTAATGCAGCACAGAGTGGTGGTAATCTTTCACAGCAATCAGCTAGTTCTGTTCCATTATCTACCATTATAGCTGGAGTTGGGTCACAAATCAGAAATTATTTGGGTAACATGCAGAACCAAGACCTCGGTTCATCAG CCCATCAAGAAACTTCAGGCAATCAAGTTCAGTCTGTTGCTTCTGGTGCTGGAAACAATGACAGGGGTAATAACATTACAAGCCTACATGACACCAGCAGGGAGTTGCCTCTACCAGATCATTCGTCTAATACCAACAGCAATATG GCACAAGGCGAGGGCCTGAAAAACTGTAACAAAGAGGATACTGAAAGTGCGGACAGAGCAGAAGAGTCTTCCAGTAGCTCGGTGAAAGGGGTTGGTAACCAAGTAAACTCATCAGATAATACCAATTCTACTCCAATATCTAATCAAGAGGTTAATGTTCCTCTTGGGCTGGGACTGGGGGGCCTACAACCCAGG AGGAGAAGTAGGGTATCAAACTCACGGGGCGTTGTGGGTGCTGGTGCGACATCTAATACGCCTAATGATCACAGTCAACACAATAGATCTGAAGTGCTTTCGGCTGGTCAGCCATCAGGGGCTAGCGGGACGGCCATACCAAGTGTACCAGTGGAAGGGCTCAGTGCTGGCGACCAAGATGATACTGCAAATGTCATGTCTCAGGTTCTTAGCAGTCCTGCTATGGATGGACTTTTAGCCGGTGTTTCACGGCAAACTGGAGTAGGTTCTCCCGATGTCTTGAGAAATATGTTGGGACAACTAACTCAGAACCCTGCAATGATGAATACGGTTAATCAGATTGCTCAACAGATGGAAGGCCAAGATTTTGGAGGCATGTTTGGAGGTCTAGGTAGTAACCGTAGTGGTGGCATTGATCTATCAAGAATGTTCCAACAGATGATGCCCATTGTTTCTCAAGCCCTTGGTAGTGGTTCAGCATTCCCCCAACCAGCACCATTTCCGCAATCAGCACCTGCCTTAGAGCGTGAGGTTCAACCCACAAACGGCGGTGCAAGGCTTAGCAGAGATGAGAAAGACAGAGACCAAAGCACTCAG ATTGACCTTCAGCAAGTGGTTCAGGGACTCGAACATGAGAATCCACCTGTAGAAGTTCTTCGTTCTGTAGCTGAAAGTGTTCTCAGTTCTAATGACTATGGCAGTGGTGCTGAAGGTCTTGTGAACGAATTGTGTGCTGAAGATGGTCTTGCAAGT GAGTTCATGGAAATGCTACTCCTTGATCTTTCTCAGCGAGTTCAAAATGAAACAGATTCTACTGCGGAGGAGTCGTGA